A stretch of Helicobacter pylori DNA encodes these proteins:
- a CDS encoding molybdopterin guanine dinucleotide-containing S/N-oxide reductase: MSISRRSILTKIPIALASVNCLKAVGVFEKVESIPHATHFGPFIAKVQNGVIKDIVPQKSDYNPTMMLKAMVDRVYSDSRVKYPCVRKSFLENKKNHKELRGREEFVRVSWDVALDLAAKKLKEIPKENIYNASYGGWGHAGSLHRCHHLTWRFFNTTLGGAIGTDGEYSNGAAARINPMIVGDMEVYSQQTTHEEMIKNCKVYVMWGADLFKCNRIDYFVPNHVNDGYYPKYKRAGIKFISIDPIYTETAQAFSAEWIPIRPNTDVALMLGMMHYLYTSNQYDKAFIAKYTDGFDKFLPYLLGESDNAPKTLEWASQITGVSAEKIKELADLFVSKRTFLAGNWAMQRAQYGEQPDWALIVLASMIGQVGLSGGGFGFSMHYGGNAQASSGARIVPMISQGHNSVKSVIPASRISEAILNPDKEIDFMGKKLKLPKIKMIYNCGTDLLGHEADTNELIRTLRTLDCVIVHEPWWTPTAKFADIVFASTSTMERDDITFGGSYSKNVVYAMRKVVEPVYESKDDYEIFRQLALRIGGNETEQRFTESKSYMEWIKGLYEKSDGPTLKSFDQFWRDGFVEFEIPENARKFVRHAKFRQDPINNKLDTESGKIQIFSQKCADFKLADFKGHPTWFEPAEWLGSKMAEIYPFHLISPHPKYRVNSQLDNTWVRNVYKIQGREPVMINELDANKLGIRHGEIVEVFNARGRLLAGAFVTKNIRQGVLSIQKGAWYDPEDERVRNPRCNAGHVNTLTSLRSTSSMTQAISANTALVNIRRLRRYELVKPYHSISTPSIIGA, from the coding sequence ATGTCTATTTCACGCAGAAGTATCCTAACAAAAATCCCAATCGCGCTAGCGAGCGTTAATTGTTTAAAAGCTGTTGGTGTTTTTGAAAAAGTAGAATCCATTCCGCATGCAACGCATTTTGGCCCCTTTATCGCAAAGGTTCAAAATGGAGTGATTAAAGATATTGTCCCTCAAAAGAGCGATTATAACCCTACCATGATGTTAAAAGCGATGGTTGATAGGGTGTATTCAGATAGTAGGGTGAAGTATCCTTGCGTGCGCAAGAGTTTCTTAGAAAACAAAAAAAACCACAAAGAATTGCGCGGGAGAGAAGAGTTTGTGCGCGTGAGTTGGGATGTGGCGTTGGATTTAGCGGCTAAAAAGCTTAAAGAAATCCCTAAAGAAAACATTTATAATGCCAGTTATGGTGGTTGGGGGCATGCGGGCAGCTTGCATCGTTGCCATCATTTAACATGGCGTTTTTTTAACACGACTTTAGGGGGGGCTATTGGCACTGATGGGGAATATAGTAATGGCGCGGCCGCAAGAATAAACCCTATGATTGTAGGGGATATGGAAGTTTATTCGCAACAAACCACGCATGAAGAGATGATTAAAAATTGTAAGGTGTATGTCATGTGGGGGGCGGATTTGTTCAAGTGCAACCGCATTGATTATTTTGTGCCAAACCATGTCAATGATGGCTACTACCCTAAGTATAAAAGAGCTGGTATCAAATTCATTAGTATCGATCCCATTTATACCGAAACCGCTCAAGCCTTTAGCGCTGAATGGATACCCATTCGCCCTAATACTGATGTAGCGTTAATGCTAGGCATGATGCATTATCTTTATACGAGCAATCAATACGATAAAGCGTTTATCGCTAAATACACTGATGGCTTTGATAAGTTCTTACCCTATTTGCTAGGAGAGAGCGATAATGCGCCTAAGACTTTGGAGTGGGCGTCTCAAATCACTGGAGTGAGCGCAGAAAAAATCAAAGAATTAGCGGATTTGTTTGTTTCTAAACGCACTTTTTTAGCGGGTAATTGGGCCATGCAAAGAGCTCAGTATGGCGAGCAACCTGATTGGGCGTTAATTGTTTTAGCCAGCATGATTGGTCAAGTGGGCTTATCTGGTGGGGGCTTTGGCTTTTCTATGCATTATGGAGGAAACGCTCAAGCAAGCTCAGGGGCAAGAATTGTTCCGATGATTTCACAAGGGCATAATTCTGTAAAAAGCGTTATTCCAGCATCTAGAATTTCTGAAGCAATTTTAAATCCGGATAAAGAAATTGATTTTATGGGTAAAAAACTCAAATTACCTAAAATCAAAATGATCTACAATTGCGGGACGGATTTGTTAGGGCATGAAGCTGATACAAACGAGCTGATTCGCACTTTAAGGACCTTAGATTGCGTGATCGTGCATGAGCCTTGGTGGACGCCTACAGCGAAATTTGCTGATATTGTCTTTGCTTCCACTAGCACTATGGAAAGAGATGATATTACTTTTGGAGGGAGTTATTCTAAGAATGTGGTTTATGCCATGCGTAAGGTGGTAGAGCCTGTTTATGAATCTAAAGACGATTATGAGATTTTCAGGCAACTTGCCTTGCGCATTGGGGGCAATGAAACAGAGCAGCGATTTACTGAATCTAAGAGTTACATGGAATGGATTAAGGGCCTTTATGAAAAAAGCGATGGCCCTACTTTGAAATCGTTTGATCAGTTTTGGAGGGATGGCTTTGTGGAGTTTGAAATTCCTGAAAATGCGAGAAAGTTTGTGCGTCATGCGAAATTCAGGCAAGATCCTATTAACAATAAGCTGGATACAGAGAGCGGGAAAATTCAAATTTTTTCTCAAAAATGCGCGGATTTTAAACTGGCCGATTTTAAAGGGCATCCTACTTGGTTTGAGCCAGCTGAGTGGCTAGGCTCTAAAATGGCTGAGATTTACCCATTCCATTTAATCTCTCCGCACCCAAAATACCGTGTCAATTCACAGCTTGATAACACTTGGGTTAGAAATGTGTATAAAATTCAAGGCAGAGAGCCTGTAATGATCAACGAACTAGACGCTAATAAATTAGGCATTAGGCATGGTGAAATTGTAGAAGTGTTTAACGCTAGGGGGAGGTTGTTAGCAGGGGCGTTTGTAACTAAGAATATCCGTCAAGGGGTTTTGAGTATCCAAAAAGGGGCGTGGTATGACCCAGAAGATGAGAGAGTCAGAAACCCACGATGCAATGCAGGGCATGTGAATACGCTCACTTCTTTACGCTCCACAAGCAGCATGACACAAGCCATTTCAGCCAATACCGCCTTAGTTAATATCAGAAGACTTAGAAGGTATGAACTGGTCAAGCCCTATCATTCCATTTCAACACCAAGCATTATTGGGGCTTAA
- a CDS encoding DUF3972 domain-containing protein, with the protein MDILDLNKAQATQQNEQEVEDKEKESKEPVVLEDLSALAWLELEEFSRLSGLPKERILELVNLGKIKSKISHNKLLIDASSGTNALIKKVENNLISMDMNGRSLEPVFVEKTINTILNLHDKVISAKDETISAFKNENMFLKDALISMQEVYEEDKKTIDLLRDELNQAREEIEFMKRKYRLMWGKVADMSSVNKK; encoded by the coding sequence TTGGATATTTTAGATTTGAATAAAGCGCAAGCGACACAACAAAATGAGCAAGAAGTAGAGGATAAAGAAAAAGAGTCTAAAGAGCCGGTGGTTTTAGAAGATTTGAGCGCTTTAGCATGGCTTGAATTAGAAGAGTTTAGCCGCCTTTCAGGGCTTCCTAAAGAAAGGATTTTGGAATTAGTGAATCTTGGTAAGATTAAAAGTAAAATAAGCCACAACAAGCTTTTAATTGATGCGAGTAGCGGGACAAACGCTCTAATCAAAAAGGTAGAAAATAATTTGATTTCTATGGATATGAACGGGCGTTCTTTAGAGCCTGTGTTTGTGGAAAAGACCATTAACACGATTTTGAATTTGCATGATAAAGTCATTAGCGCTAAAGACGAAACGATTTCAGCCTTTAAAAATGAAAACATGTTTTTAAAAGACGCTTTAATCTCTATGCAAGAAGTCTATGAAGAAGATAAAAAAACCATTGATCTTTTGCGAGACGAACTCAATCAAGCGAGAGAAGAAATTGAATTTATGAAGAGGAAATACCGCTTGATGTGGGGGAAAGTCGCTGACATGAGCAGCGTGAATAAAAAGTAG